Proteins encoded within one genomic window of Diceros bicornis minor isolate mBicDic1 chromosome X, mDicBic1.mat.cur, whole genome shotgun sequence:
- the PABIR2 gene encoding PABIR family member 2 isoform X3: MAQEKMELDFEPDTSDGGTLRRSNSAPLIHGLSDLSQVFQPYTFRTRRNSTTIMSRHNLLLSSSPNRVASSRLHQLKREEGMDMMNRETAHEREVQTAMQISQSWDESLSLSDSDFDKPEKLYSPKRIDFTPVSPAPSPTRGFGKQCFSPSLQMFVSSSGLPPSPVPSPRRFSSRRSQSPVKCIRPSVLGPLKRKGEMETESQPKRLFQGTTNMLSPEASQLSDLSSWWCYQGEEIPALTRCVEHLQMNE, translated from the exons ATGGCTCAGGAGAAAATGGAGCTGGACTTTGAGCCTGACACATCTGATGGGGGCACCCTGAGGAGATCCAACAGCGCTCCCCTGATCCATGGGCTCAG tgacCTTTCGCAAGTTTTTCAACCTTACACATTTAGAACTCGGAGGAATAGTACAACGATTATGAGCCGTCACAACTTG ctGCTGTCATCCTCACCTAATCGTGTTGCGAGTAGCAGACTGCATCAGCtcaaaagg GAGGAGGGCATGGATATGATGAACAGAGAAACTGCGCATGAAAG gGAAGTGCAAACAGCAATGCAGATAAGCCAGTCATGGGATGAGAGCTTGAGCCTG AGTGATAGTGATTTTGACAAGCCGGAGAAATTATATTCTCCTAAAAGGATTGACTTCACTCCAGTTTCTCCAGCACCGTCACCTACCAGAGGATTTGGAAAG CAATGTTTTTCACCATCCTTACAAATGTTTGTGAGCAGCAGTGGGCTGCCACCAAGTCCTGTTCCTAGTCCGAGACGCTTTTCCAG CAGGAGGAGTCAGAGTCCAGTTAAGTGCATTAGGCCCAGTGTTCTTGGTCCTCTTAAAAGAAAAG GTGAAATGGAGACTGAAAGCCAGCCTAAGAGGCTCTTCCAAGGCACTACCAATATGTTGTCTCCGGAGGCTTCACAATTGTCTGATCTCAGTTCATg GTGGTGTTATCAAGGAGAAGA
- the PABIR2 gene encoding PABIR family member 2 isoform X4 — protein MAQEKMELDFEPDTSDGGTLRRSNSAPLIHGLSDLSQVFQPYTFRTRRNSTTIMSRHNLLLSSSPNRVASSRLHQLKREEGMDMMNRETAHEREVQTAMQISQSWDESLSLSDSDFDKPEKLYSPKRIDFTPVSPAPSPTRGFGKQCFSPSLQMFVSSSGLPPSPVPSPRRFSRRSQSPVKCIRPSVLGPLKRKGEMETESQPKRLFQGTTNMLSPEASQLSDLSSWWCYQGEEIPALTRCVEHLQMNE, from the exons ATGGCTCAGGAGAAAATGGAGCTGGACTTTGAGCCTGACACATCTGATGGGGGCACCCTGAGGAGATCCAACAGCGCTCCCCTGATCCATGGGCTCAG tgacCTTTCGCAAGTTTTTCAACCTTACACATTTAGAACTCGGAGGAATAGTACAACGATTATGAGCCGTCACAACTTG ctGCTGTCATCCTCACCTAATCGTGTTGCGAGTAGCAGACTGCATCAGCtcaaaagg GAGGAGGGCATGGATATGATGAACAGAGAAACTGCGCATGAAAG gGAAGTGCAAACAGCAATGCAGATAAGCCAGTCATGGGATGAGAGCTTGAGCCTG AGTGATAGTGATTTTGACAAGCCGGAGAAATTATATTCTCCTAAAAGGATTGACTTCACTCCAGTTTCTCCAGCACCGTCACCTACCAGAGGATTTGGAAAG CAATGTTTTTCACCATCCTTACAAATGTTTGTGAGCAGCAGTGGGCTGCCACCAAGTCCTGTTCCTAGTCCGAGACGCTTTTCCAG GAGGAGTCAGAGTCCAGTTAAGTGCATTAGGCCCAGTGTTCTTGGTCCTCTTAAAAGAAAAG GTGAAATGGAGACTGAAAGCCAGCCTAAGAGGCTCTTCCAAGGCACTACCAATATGTTGTCTCCGGAGGCTTCACAATTGTCTGATCTCAGTTCATg GTGGTGTTATCAAGGAGAAGA
- the PABIR2 gene encoding PABIR family member 2 isoform X1 produces MAQEKMELDFEPDTSDGGTLRRSNSAPLIHGLSDLSQVFQPYTFRTRRNSTTIMSRHNLLLSSSPNRVASSRLHQLKREEGMDMMNRETAHEREVQTAMQISQSWDESLSLSDSDFDKPEKLYSPKRIDFTPVSPAPSPTRGFGKQCFSPSLQMFVSSSGLPPSPVPSPRRFSSRRSQSPVKCIRPSVLGPLKRKGEMETESQPKRLFQGTTNMLSPEASQLSDLSSCSDILDGSSSSSGLSSDSLAKGSTTAESPVACSNSCSPFILMDDLSPK; encoded by the exons ATGGCTCAGGAGAAAATGGAGCTGGACTTTGAGCCTGACACATCTGATGGGGGCACCCTGAGGAGATCCAACAGCGCTCCCCTGATCCATGGGCTCAG tgacCTTTCGCAAGTTTTTCAACCTTACACATTTAGAACTCGGAGGAATAGTACAACGATTATGAGCCGTCACAACTTG ctGCTGTCATCCTCACCTAATCGTGTTGCGAGTAGCAGACTGCATCAGCtcaaaagg GAGGAGGGCATGGATATGATGAACAGAGAAACTGCGCATGAAAG gGAAGTGCAAACAGCAATGCAGATAAGCCAGTCATGGGATGAGAGCTTGAGCCTG AGTGATAGTGATTTTGACAAGCCGGAGAAATTATATTCTCCTAAAAGGATTGACTTCACTCCAGTTTCTCCAGCACCGTCACCTACCAGAGGATTTGGAAAG CAATGTTTTTCACCATCCTTACAAATGTTTGTGAGCAGCAGTGGGCTGCCACCAAGTCCTGTTCCTAGTCCGAGACGCTTTTCCAG CAGGAGGAGTCAGAGTCCAGTTAAGTGCATTAGGCCCAGTGTTCTTGGTCCTCTTAAAAGAAAAG GTGAAATGGAGACTGAAAGCCAGCCTAAGAGGCTCTTCCAAGGCACTACCAATATGTTGTCTCCGGAGGCTTCACAATTGTCTGATCTCAGTTCATg TTCAGATATTTTGGATGGCAGTAGTAGCAGCAGTGGCTTGTCCTCAGACTCACTGGCTAAAGGCAGCACAACCGCAGAGTCTCCAGTAGCATGCTCCAATTCATGCTCTCCGTTCATCTTGATGGATGATCTCTCACCCAAGTGA
- the PABIR2 gene encoding PABIR family member 2 isoform X2, whose translation MAQEKMELDFEPDTSDGGTLRRSNSAPLIHGLSDLSQVFQPYTFRTRRNSTTIMSRHNLLLSSSPNRVASSRLHQLKREEGMDMMNRETAHEREVQTAMQISQSWDESLSLSDSDFDKPEKLYSPKRIDFTPVSPAPSPTRGFGKQCFSPSLQMFVSSSGLPPSPVPSPRRFSRRSQSPVKCIRPSVLGPLKRKGEMETESQPKRLFQGTTNMLSPEASQLSDLSSCSDILDGSSSSSGLSSDSLAKGSTTAESPVACSNSCSPFILMDDLSPK comes from the exons ATGGCTCAGGAGAAAATGGAGCTGGACTTTGAGCCTGACACATCTGATGGGGGCACCCTGAGGAGATCCAACAGCGCTCCCCTGATCCATGGGCTCAG tgacCTTTCGCAAGTTTTTCAACCTTACACATTTAGAACTCGGAGGAATAGTACAACGATTATGAGCCGTCACAACTTG ctGCTGTCATCCTCACCTAATCGTGTTGCGAGTAGCAGACTGCATCAGCtcaaaagg GAGGAGGGCATGGATATGATGAACAGAGAAACTGCGCATGAAAG gGAAGTGCAAACAGCAATGCAGATAAGCCAGTCATGGGATGAGAGCTTGAGCCTG AGTGATAGTGATTTTGACAAGCCGGAGAAATTATATTCTCCTAAAAGGATTGACTTCACTCCAGTTTCTCCAGCACCGTCACCTACCAGAGGATTTGGAAAG CAATGTTTTTCACCATCCTTACAAATGTTTGTGAGCAGCAGTGGGCTGCCACCAAGTCCTGTTCCTAGTCCGAGACGCTTTTCCAG GAGGAGTCAGAGTCCAGTTAAGTGCATTAGGCCCAGTGTTCTTGGTCCTCTTAAAAGAAAAG GTGAAATGGAGACTGAAAGCCAGCCTAAGAGGCTCTTCCAAGGCACTACCAATATGTTGTCTCCGGAGGCTTCACAATTGTCTGATCTCAGTTCATg TTCAGATATTTTGGATGGCAGTAGTAGCAGCAGTGGCTTGTCCTCAGACTCACTGGCTAAAGGCAGCACAACCGCAGAGTCTCCAGTAGCATGCTCCAATTCATGCTCTCCGTTCATCTTGATGGATGATCTCTCACCCAAGTGA